The genomic window CGGCGTCGCCCATCCCGAGGGGAGCCGGAAGGGCTCGTCGGTGCGCAAGGTCACGCAGCCGGCATCGAGCAGCCGGGCGGCGACCTCGAGGCGGATCGGGTCTGGGGCTGTGGTCATGGCGGTAGAGCCTTCGGCTAGTGAATTCGGTCCAGCAATTTGCGCAGGTGCATCGCACCCGCCTTGCCCTTGTAGGCAGCCTTCCAGAGCTTGCCGATCATGGCTTCGTACATGCGCACCGCCTCGGGCGAGGCGGTCACGGTCGCGATGCCGTTGCGCACGTTCGGCAGCTCGCCGAGCCGGAACGGGCTCACGGCCAGCACGCTGCCGGCCCGGCCGGAGAACACCTGGAAGGTCGCGGTCGGCATGGCGTCGTCGATCAGTCCGATCTGCACGTCGATCGGTTCGCTCTCCATCAGGTCGGCGATGCGCTCGACCTCGCGGCGCGCCGCCAGCCGGCGCTCGGTGCGCACGCTCTCGGGCAGGTCGATGCGGCCGACCAGGCCGGTATCGACGAAGCGCTCGAGCTCGCGCAGCCCGATCAGGCTCACGATGTGCGGCCGCCGGCGCTGGAAGAAGGCCCGGCGCTCCTGCATGATCTGCAGCATCTTGTCGATGTCGGCCGAGGTCGGCCCCTTGCCCGCGCCCTTGGGCGAGGCCTCGATCAGCATCTGGCGCAGGGTCGGCAGGTAGTCCTCCGAGGTCAGCAGCAGCGAGATGGGCTCGAAGTGCGCGAGGATGCGGTCGGACGATTCCTCGAGCTGGCGCATGCGCTCGAACAGGCCCAGCGCGGTCGAGTAGTACTCCACCTCCACGCCGAGCAGCGACGCCAGCGTGGTGTCGAGCAGATGGGCCAGGCGCTCGAGCGTCTCGATCTTGACGATCTCGCCCTTCTCGAGCCGGTACACGACCGCGCGCGAGATGCCCAGCCGCTCGGCCACGTCCTCTGCCAGCAGCGAGGCGCCCACCCGGTAGGCACGCAGGCGGTTACCCAGCGCCACGTAGTCGATCGATGACTTGAAGGTCGAATTCGCAGCTTCCATCTCGTTTTCCACTTTATGGATCGAAAAAGAAACTATAGGCGAGTTTCGACATCCGCGGTCACCGGCGAGGCGCGAGGCGGTGCGGGAACTCACGCCGCGACCGGCTCGGGCACGGGCGCGTCCCGCAGGGCCCACGGCAGGCGGCTGCCGCCGAGGAAGGGATGAAGCGCCCCGCCGGCCGCGAGTTCCACGTCCTGCGGCACCTCCCAGGACGAGCGCTCCAGCGTCACGCTCGCCTCGTTGGGTGCGAGGCCATAGAAGCGCGGACCGTTGAGGCTCGCGAAGGCCTCGAGCTTGTCGAGCGCGCCCTCCTCCTCGAACGCCGTGCAATAGCTCTGCAGCGCGACCGGCGCATTGAAGATGCCGGCACAGCCGCAGCCCGTCTCCTTCAGCGTGCGAAGGTGCGGCGCGGAATCGGTCCCGAGGAAGAAACGCGCATCGCCCGAGGTCGCCACCCTGCGCAGCGCGAGCCGATGGCGTTCGCGCTTGAGCACCGGCAGACAGTACAAGTGCGGCCGGATGCCGCCGGTGAAGATCGCGTTGCGGTTGAACATCAGGTGCTGGGGCGTGATCGTCGCGGCGAGGCGCCCGCTCGCATCGGCCCTGACGAAGTCCGCGGCCTCCTCGGTCGTGATGTGCTCCAGCACCACCTTGAGCGCGGGAAAGTCGCGCAGCAGCGGACGCAGCGTCGATTCGATGAACACCGCCTCGCGGTCGAAGACGTCGACGGCCGGATCGGTGCTCTCGCCGTGCAGCAAGAGCGGCATGCCGATGGCCTGCATCGTCTCGAGCACCGGCGCCACCTTCGCGATCGACGTGACGCCATGCTCGGAATGCGTGGTGGCACCGGCCGGATACAGCTTCGCCGCGGTCAGCACGCCGTCCTCGAAGCCCCGACACAGGTCGTCGGCGGAGGTGCCGTCGCAGAGGTAGACCGTCATCAGCGGCACGAAGTCGGCACCCGGCGGCAGGGCCGCCACGATCCGCTCGCGGTAGGCCCGCGCGAGCGCGGTGGTCGTCACGGGGGTCTTGAGGTTCGGCATGACGATGGCGCGGCCGAACTGCGCGGCGCTGTAGGACAGCACCGTCTGCAGCATGGCGCCGTCGCGCAGGTGCAGGTGCCAGTCGTCGGGGCGGCGCAGGGTGATGCGGGTGGTCATGGCAAGGCTCACTTCAATCGGGCGAAGGCCGCATCCATCGCGCCGACGCCGAGCATGAAATCCTCGATGTCCATCGCTTCGTGCGGATTGTGCGAACCATTCTGGTTCCGCACGAACAACATGCCGCTCGGGATGCCGGCATTGGCGAACAGCGAGGCGTCGTGCCCCGCGCCGCTCGGAATGAGCTCGAAGGCCGCCTCCTGCGCGGCGCAGGCCTCGGACAGCACGCCGCAGAGCTTCTCGTCCATGGTCGCGGGATCGCTGAGCAGGCGCCGGTCGAATTCGAAGCGCACGCCGCGCTCGCGCTCGATCGAGCCGCATTCGGCGCGCATCAGCTGGTAGAAGGCCTCGAGCGTGTCGGTGCTCTTGCTGCGCGCCTCGAGGCTGAAGCTCACCTGCCCCGGAATGCGCGAGATCGAATGCTCGGCCGGATCGGTGCTGACGATGCCCGTGGTCACGACCAGGTCGGTGCCGCGCTCCAGCAGCACGCGCCAGTGCTCGTCGATGCGCATGATCAGGTCGGCGACCGCGAACATGGCGTCGTGGCGCAGCCAGCGCGGCACCACGCCCGAATGCTGCGCGTCGCCATGGCAGACCACGCGGTTGTGCCGCACGTTGCCGCGGATGCCCGAGACCACGGCCAGCGGAAGCTGGCGCGCGACCATCACCGGCCCCTGCTCGATGTGCAGCTCGAGGTAGGCCTTGATGCGCGCCTTGTCGAGCAGCGGCTGCTGCGCGCGGATCGCCTCCACGTCGGCGCCGCAGCGCCGCATGCAGGCCTCCATCGATTCGCCGGTGCTGCGCTGCTTGAGCGCGAGGTCGCTCTCGCTGACCTTGCCGAACAGCGCGCCCGAGCCCATGTAGGCCTTGCCGAACCAGGCGCTCTCCTCGCCGCGAAACGCGACCACCTCGAGCGGGCGCGCGTAGGGCGTGCCGCCGGCCTTCTGCGCGATGAGGCACAGAAGGCCCGCGACCACGCCCGCATAGCCGTCGAAGTTGCCGCCCTGCGGCACCGAGTCGATGTGCGATCCGCACCAGGTGACCGCGCTGGCCGCCGCGGTCTGCGGCAGGCCGAACACGAGGTTCGCGGCCCGGTCGGCACGGACCTCGAGCCCTTCGCTCGCGGCGAAGGCGCGCAGGTAGTCGGCGGTGTCCGATTCGCCGCGGCCGTAGCTCTGCCGCGTGACGCCGACCCCGTCGAAGGTCAGCTCGCGCACGTCGGAGAACAGCTTCTCGGCCATGGGGCGAAGTCCCGGCAGGCTC from Variovorax paradoxus includes these protein-coding regions:
- a CDS encoding helix-turn-helix transcriptional regulator, which gives rise to MEAANSTFKSSIDYVALGNRLRAYRVGASLLAEDVAERLGISRAVVYRLEKGEIVKIETLERLAHLLDTTLASLLGVEVEYYSTALGLFERMRQLEESSDRILAHFEPISLLLTSEDYLPTLRQMLIEASPKGAGKGPTSADIDKMLQIMQERRAFFQRRRPHIVSLIGLRELERFVDTGLVGRIDLPESVRTERRLAARREVERIADLMESEPIDVQIGLIDDAMPTATFQVFSGRAGSVLAVSPFRLGELPNVRNGIATVTASPEAVRMYEAMIGKLWKAAYKGKAGAMHLRKLLDRIH
- the pyrC gene encoding dihydroorotase, coding for MTTRITLRRPDDWHLHLRDGAMLQTVLSYSAAQFGRAIVMPNLKTPVTTTALARAYRERIVAALPPGADFVPLMTVYLCDGTSADDLCRGFEDGVLTAAKLYPAGATTHSEHGVTSIAKVAPVLETMQAIGMPLLLHGESTDPAVDVFDREAVFIESTLRPLLRDFPALKVVLEHITTEEAADFVRADASGRLAATITPQHLMFNRNAIFTGGIRPHLYCLPVLKRERHRLALRRVATSGDARFFLGTDSAPHLRTLKETGCGCAGIFNAPVALQSYCTAFEEEGALDKLEAFASLNGPRFYGLAPNEASVTLERSSWEVPQDVELAAGGALHPFLGGSRLPWALRDAPVPEPVAA
- a CDS encoding hydantoinase/carbamoylase family amidase; the protein is MSLPGLRPMAEKLFSDVRELTFDGVGVTRQSYGRGESDTADYLRAFAASEGLEVRADRAANLVFGLPQTAAASAVTWCGSHIDSVPQGGNFDGYAGVVAGLLCLIAQKAGGTPYARPLEVVAFRGEESAWFGKAYMGSGALFGKVSESDLALKQRSTGESMEACMRRCGADVEAIRAQQPLLDKARIKAYLELHIEQGPVMVARQLPLAVVSGIRGNVRHNRVVCHGDAQHSGVVPRWLRHDAMFAVADLIMRIDEHWRVLLERGTDLVVTTGIVSTDPAEHSISRIPGQVSFSLEARSKSTDTLEAFYQLMRAECGSIERERGVRFEFDRRLLSDPATMDEKLCGVLSEACAAQEAAFELIPSGAGHDASLFANAGIPSGMLFVRNQNGSHNPHEAMDIEDFMLGVGAMDAAFARLK